The following proteins are encoded in a genomic region of Montipora foliosa isolate CH-2021 chromosome 8, ASM3666993v2, whole genome shotgun sequence:
- the LOC137968705 gene encoding mRNA export factor GLE1-like, with the protein MTSAHAYMGPRQSRAKVNDVEFGRELLSWELWKYRSGTRERGNCLEEICKILNNIKEPQFCVSQKSLRDRLKILERDCKARKREAERGSGISPEYREIDQIMEDYLERRDEEEAKQAKGSAEDRNKEDQDKASGEEIRERAMERLAQTKKRNGMDEPRKKRHKSNETLDYLREAAERECQIRQDELEMKKKQEEGTMATQQALLTQLRDQQQLQTQQQQQQQQQFMQMMLNSQQAQSQAIIELLRKGQ; encoded by the exons ATGACCTCTGCGCATGCCTATATGGGCCCTCGCCAGAGTCGCGCCAAAGTCAACGACGTTG AATTTGGTCGCGAACTTCTTAGTTGGGAGCTGTGGAAGTACCGTTCAGGCACCAGAGAGCGGGGGAACTGTTTAGAGGAAATATGCAAAATTCTTAATAACATCAAAGAGCCTCAATTTTGCGTTTCACAGAAATCTTTGAGGGATCGCTTGAAAATCCTGGAAAGGGATTGCAAGGCTAGGAAGAGAGAAGCCGAGCGCGGATCGGGAATTTCTCCGGAATACCGAGAGATAGATCAGATCATGGAAGACTATCTGGAGAGAAGAGACGAGGAAGAGGCTAAGCAGGCTAAAGGATCAGCTGAGGATCGAAACAAGGAGGATCAAGATAAGGCATCAGGGGAGGAGATAAGGGAGAGGGCCATGGAGCGGCTAGCCCAAACTAAGAAGAGAAATGGGATGGATGAGCCGCGAAAAAAGCGGCACAAAAGCAATGAGACACTCGACTATCTACGGGAGGCAGCAGAGAGGGAATGCCAGATAAGACAAGATGAGCTAGAGATGAAGAAGAAGCAAGAGGAAGGTACCATGGCTACTCAGCAGGCACTGCTCACTCAGCTACGAGATCAACAGCAATTGCAaacgcaacaacaacaacagcagcaacaacagtTTATGCAGATGATGCTTAACAGCCAGCAAGCACAATCTCAAGCTATTATTGAACTCTTACGGAAGGGACAATAG